One genomic segment of Polynucleobacter sp. MWH-UH2A includes these proteins:
- the pstS gene encoding phosphate ABC transporter substrate-binding protein PstS codes for MKSFLKKALVIGAISLAPAVFAVDMTGAGATFPYPIYAKWAEAYKAKTGSNLNYQSIGSSGGIKQIKAKTVDFGATDNPVKFSDLEADGLVQFPAIIGGVVPVINVDGVKPGEIKLDGPTLADIFQGVISDWGDKRIAIMNPGVKIPSGPITVVVRADGSGTTAIFTDYLAKTSSLFKDSVGAGASVKWPAASTVGGKGNEGVAANVTRVKNAIGYVEYAYAKKNKMTFISLKNKDGQFVAPDDLTFSAAAASTDWSAVPGMGTFITNAPGAKSWPITGASFILIYKNPENKTNVAEVIKFFDFAFKDGKKMAEDLDYVPMPDKTTDFIRKNVFTKIVVK; via the coding sequence ATGAAATCTTTCTTGAAAAAAGCCCTCGTAATTGGTGCTATTTCACTTGCTCCAGCAGTTTTCGCGGTAGATATGACAGGCGCGGGTGCTACTTTCCCGTACCCAATTTACGCAAAATGGGCAGAAGCATATAAAGCAAAGACCGGCTCAAACTTAAATTACCAGTCGATCGGCTCATCTGGCGGTATTAAGCAGATCAAAGCCAAGACAGTGGATTTTGGTGCCACCGATAATCCAGTCAAATTTTCCGATTTAGAGGCTGATGGCCTTGTACAGTTCCCCGCCATTATTGGTGGCGTTGTTCCGGTGATCAACGTAGATGGTGTTAAGCCAGGCGAAATCAAATTAGATGGCCCAACACTTGCGGATATTTTCCAAGGTGTGATTTCCGATTGGGGTGATAAGCGTATTGCCATCATGAACCCTGGAGTCAAAATTCCATCAGGTCCAATTACTGTAGTGGTTCGTGCGGACGGATCTGGTACTACAGCGATTTTTACAGACTACTTGGCAAAAACTAGTTCCTTATTTAAAGACTCTGTTGGTGCTGGCGCTTCTGTAAAGTGGCCTGCAGCCTCTACAGTGGGCGGTAAGGGTAATGAGGGCGTTGCCGCAAACGTGACTCGAGTTAAAAATGCGATTGGTTACGTTGAGTACGCCTATGCCAAGAAAAACAAGATGACCTTTATTTCTCTTAAAAATAAAGATGGTCAATTTGTAGCGCCTGATGACTTAACATTCTCTGCTGCAGCGGCAAGCACAGATTGGTCTGCTGTTCCTGGTATGGGCACTTTTATTACAAATGCTCCAGGCGCTAAATCTTGGCCAATCACAGGTGCTTCATTCATCTTGATCTACAAAAATCCTGAAAACAAGACCAATGTTGCGGAAGTCATTAAGTTCTTCGACTTTGCGTTCAAGGATGGCAAGAAAATGGCTGAAGATCTTGACTACGTGCCAATGCCAGATAAGACAACTGACTTCATTCGTAAGAATGTATTCACCAAAATTGTAGTGAAGTAA
- a CDS encoding YbfB/YjiJ family MFS transporter, with amino-acid sequence MAHPSDASQPQPIATALALALGAAISLGLARFSYALLLPSMREDLGWSYMIAGSMNTANAGGYFIGALFCPWVFKKISAPKIFIASALLTSIFLGISGAVTDTTALFLLRLFAGIFSAFVFVGGGILAAQLANLHHRKSGLILGIYYGGTGIGIVLACLITPIAVDWSIHQKLNHIWQLGWWALALTGCLLTLFLAKPSLSIETAPSVRDSSQTTAISSYGKIVFAYFCFGMGYIGYMTFVIALLRQIGMSAQLINIFYAILGCCVMASSRLWARMLDVYKGGKSLFTLNGLLAIATLIPAIIDAWHSETGPLSPLSIGAIYFSGVIFGGCFLSAVASTTAFVKHNLPQSQWISGITVFTITFAIGQVIGPTLTGWISDHFGSLSMGLTLSSCILIVGSAVAYQQQPLAQKGKPHPTSL; translated from the coding sequence ATGGCGCACCCCTCTGATGCATCGCAACCACAACCTATTGCTACCGCTTTAGCGCTGGCTCTAGGTGCGGCAATTTCTTTGGGGTTAGCTCGGTTTTCTTACGCATTACTTTTACCCTCTATGCGCGAAGATCTTGGCTGGTCTTATATGATTGCCGGCTCAATGAATACCGCAAATGCAGGCGGGTATTTTATTGGGGCCTTATTTTGTCCATGGGTCTTCAAAAAAATTTCAGCGCCCAAGATATTTATTGCATCTGCCCTACTGACATCCATATTTCTTGGTATTTCTGGAGCGGTTACTGATACGACCGCACTTTTTCTCTTAAGACTTTTCGCTGGCATCTTCAGCGCATTTGTCTTTGTTGGTGGCGGTATTCTAGCTGCACAGCTTGCTAATCTGCATCACAGAAAATCTGGCCTGATTCTTGGGATCTATTATGGAGGCACAGGCATAGGCATTGTTTTGGCCTGCTTGATTACACCCATCGCCGTTGATTGGTCTATTCACCAGAAACTAAATCATATATGGCAACTAGGATGGTGGGCACTGGCATTGACAGGGTGCTTACTAACTCTGTTTTTAGCAAAGCCCAGCTTATCAATAGAGACAGCGCCTTCAGTTAGAGACTCATCTCAAACTACTGCAATATCAAGTTATGGAAAGATTGTTTTTGCTTATTTTTGTTTTGGCATGGGGTACATAGGCTATATGACCTTCGTCATCGCTCTTCTCAGGCAAATTGGCATGAGTGCACAACTTATTAATATCTTTTACGCAATCTTAGGTTGTTGCGTCATGGCCTCCTCAAGACTTTGGGCTAGGATGCTAGATGTCTACAAAGGTGGCAAATCGCTTTTCACTCTAAATGGATTGCTTGCCATTGCAACCCTCATCCCCGCAATAATAGACGCATGGCATTCAGAAACAGGGCCTCTTAGCCCATTGAGCATTGGGGCTATTTATTTTTCTGGCGTTATTTTTGGTGGTTGCTTTCTGTCTGCAGTTGCCTCAACCACGGCATTTGTTAAACACAATCTTCCGCAATCTCAGTGGATATCAGGAATAACTGTTTTCACTATTACCTTCGCCATTGGTCAAGTCATTGGACCTACATTAACCGGCTGGATCTCAGATCATTTTGGCAGCCTCTCTATGGGGTTAACGCTATCAAGTTGTATTCTGATAGTTGGATCTGCAGTGGCTTACCAACAACAGCCATTAGCCCAAAAAGGGAAGCCTCATCCAACATCGCTTTAA
- a CDS encoding acetate/propionate family kinase gives MAILSVNAGSSTLKFAIYPVDNSVVQPSILVGSYEGLEPNGSPTLKYGYGGELKSMPLDCISKDPFTCALTQLKELIFSLPNMPKIEAIAHRIVHGGSVFTQSIISTKSILDELSKLNSLAPLHQPHNIEGVRAFAKAFPDIPQVLCFDTAYHKTVSSIESAFALPAEITSQGVRRYGFHGLSYQYIIGVLLDSSKRAKDRVLMAHLGNGASLCAAVAGKSIATTMGFSALDGLMMGTRAGSLDAGVLLYLLENGYTHDGLEKLLYKQSGLLGVSGISADMRKLRDSHEPLATMAIELFAHRVVREAGAMIACLEGLDVIGFSGGIGEHDCQLRQDVCEKLSWLGIKLDQELNQNANQDQITKISADDSAVEVWVVPTDEGLVAARDAQMLIGKH, from the coding sequence ATGGCAATCCTTTCTGTAAATGCTGGTTCATCAACCTTAAAGTTTGCAATTTACCCAGTTGATAATAGCGTTGTCCAGCCATCAATTCTGGTAGGTAGTTACGAAGGCTTAGAACCAAATGGTTCGCCAACGCTCAAATATGGCTATGGAGGTGAATTGAAATCCATGCCGCTAGATTGCATCTCAAAAGATCCTTTTACTTGTGCTCTGACTCAGTTAAAGGAATTGATCTTCAGCCTTCCAAATATGCCTAAGATTGAGGCAATTGCGCATCGAATTGTGCATGGGGGTTCGGTTTTTACTCAAAGCATTATCTCTACAAAATCGATTTTAGATGAGCTCTCAAAACTCAATTCTTTGGCACCCCTGCATCAGCCGCACAATATAGAGGGTGTGCGTGCTTTTGCAAAAGCCTTCCCCGATATTCCGCAGGTACTTTGCTTTGACACCGCATACCATAAGACGGTTTCAAGTATTGAATCTGCTTTTGCTCTGCCGGCAGAAATTACTTCTCAAGGTGTTCGAAGGTATGGTTTTCATGGTTTATCTTATCAATACATTATTGGCGTGCTATTGGATAGTTCGAAACGCGCAAAGGATAGGGTGCTAATGGCTCACCTTGGAAATGGTGCGAGTCTTTGCGCTGCTGTTGCTGGTAAGAGCATAGCAACTACGATGGGATTTTCTGCTTTAGATGGGTTGATGATGGGGACAAGGGCTGGTTCTTTAGATGCTGGTGTTTTGCTATATCTTTTGGAAAATGGCTATACACATGATGGCCTAGAAAAATTACTTTATAAGCAGAGTGGTTTGCTAGGCGTATCGGGAATTTCAGCAGATATGCGCAAGCTTAGAGACAGCCATGAACCATTGGCGACTATGGCGATTGAATTGTTCGCTCATCGAGTGGTACGTGAGGCAGGTGCAATGATTGCTTGCCTTGAGGGATTAGATGTCATTGGCTTTAGCGGTGGTATTGGTGAGCATGATTGTCAGTTGCGGCAAGACGTTTGTGAAAAGCTTTCTTGGCTGGGCATTAAGCTTGATCAGGAACTTAATCAAAATGCCAATCAGGATCAAATTACTAAAATCAGCGCAGATGACAGTGCCGTTGAAGTATGGGTTGTTCCTACAGATGAAGGCCTGGTTGCTGCTCGTGATGCTCAAATGTTAATCGGAAAACATTGA
- a CDS encoding bifunctional enoyl-CoA hydratase/phosphate acetyltransferase, with translation MDIEMEENALIENVTYDELSIGQSARLLRTLTLEDIQAFAAVSGDTNPAHLDPEYANDTMFHGVIAHGMWGGALISALLGTKFPGPGTIYLQQDLHFSKPVRIGDTLAVVATVQSKDDEKKRVELDCVVQNQNGEKVLHGTARIIAPTQKIARPRLSVPHIQIFDPEARFHELLGKARNLDPVFCAVVHPCDVESLMGAVDSAVAGLIKPILIGPAKKILSIAAAASINISPYELIDVPHSHAAADKAADMAVDRKVEMMMKGSLHTDELLHAILARPQLRTGRRMSHVFRFDIPMYSKPLLVTDAALNIHPTLMEKVDIIQNAIDFSVIMGIPNPKVAILSAVEMVNPDIPSTIEAAALCKMAQRGQIKGGILDGPLAFDNAISLHAAQIKGIDSVVAGDADILNVPDLESGNMLAKQLEYFAGASGAGLVLGSKIPVALTSRADSARTRVASAVLGLLVAHAHRQNSQ, from the coding sequence ATGGATATTGAAATGGAAGAAAATGCCTTAATTGAAAACGTCACATATGATGAGCTCAGTATTGGACAAAGTGCTCGCTTATTGCGCACCTTAACTCTTGAGGATATTCAGGCATTTGCGGCAGTCTCTGGCGATACGAATCCTGCGCATTTAGATCCCGAGTATGCCAATGACACCATGTTTCATGGCGTCATTGCTCATGGTATGTGGGGCGGGGCTTTAATATCAGCATTGCTAGGCACCAAATTTCCGGGACCTGGAACCATCTATTTGCAACAAGACTTGCATTTTTCAAAGCCGGTTCGCATTGGCGATACTTTGGCGGTAGTTGCAACAGTTCAATCCAAGGATGATGAAAAAAAACGTGTTGAGCTTGACTGTGTAGTGCAAAACCAAAATGGTGAAAAAGTTTTACATGGCACAGCACGCATCATTGCTCCAACTCAAAAAATAGCTAGACCCAGATTAAGCGTCCCACATATTCAGATTTTTGATCCAGAAGCTAGGTTTCATGAGCTTTTAGGAAAGGCGCGCAATCTTGATCCAGTGTTTTGTGCTGTAGTTCATCCATGTGATGTAGAGTCGTTAATGGGTGCTGTGGATTCCGCGGTTGCAGGCCTCATTAAACCTATTTTGATTGGACCGGCTAAGAAAATTTTGTCTATTGCAGCCGCCGCCTCTATTAATATATCGCCCTATGAATTAATTGATGTTCCTCATAGTCATGCAGCTGCCGATAAAGCGGCAGATATGGCCGTCGATCGCAAGGTTGAAATGATGATGAAAGGTAGCTTGCATACGGATGAACTTTTGCATGCAATATTGGCTCGACCTCAGTTAAGGACTGGTAGGCGGATGTCACATGTGTTTCGTTTTGATATTCCCATGTATAGCAAACCTTTGCTCGTGACAGATGCTGCGCTCAATATTCATCCTACATTGATGGAAAAAGTAGACATTATTCAAAATGCAATCGACTTTAGTGTGATCATGGGCATACCCAACCCTAAGGTTGCTATCTTGTCAGCGGTTGAGATGGTTAACCCCGATATTCCTTCCACCATTGAGGCGGCTGCACTTTGTAAGATGGCGCAACGCGGCCAAATTAAGGGCGGTATCTTAGATGGCCCTTTAGCGTTTGATAATGCTATTTCTTTGCACGCGGCGCAAATTAAAGGAATTGACTCAGTAGTTGCTGGCGATGCTGATATTTTGAATGTCCCTGATTTAGAGTCTGGGAACATGCTGGCAAAACAGCTGGAGTATTTTGCTGGAGCAAGTGGAGCCGGCTTAGTACTAGGCTCCAAGATTCCAGTGGCATTAACTAGTAGGGCGGATAGCGCTCGCACAAGAGTAGCTTCGGCCGTACTAGGTTTGTTGGTGGCGCATGCGCATCGTCAAAACAGCCAGTAA
- the fabI gene encoding enoyl-ACP reductase FabI, protein MNLNGKKGLILGVANDQSIAWGCALMAKKLGADVIVTCLNEKAKGYVEPLTNPENIGLEVCNVEDQGALELLVNNAVKKLGRLDFVIHSIAWAPLEDLHGRVVDSSSTGFARAMEVSCHSFATLAKLCAPHMPTGGALLTMTYLGADEAVPHYGLMGPVKAALESLVRYMAVELGGRKIRVHAVSPGPILTRAASGIDHFDELMQTAAQKSPLGRPVRLDEIASLCTFLCADGASGMTGQTIYVDGGCHAVG, encoded by the coding sequence TTGAATTTAAATGGTAAAAAGGGCCTCATTCTTGGGGTGGCTAATGATCAAAGTATTGCCTGGGGATGTGCGCTTATGGCAAAGAAGCTGGGTGCTGATGTGATTGTCACTTGCCTTAATGAAAAGGCAAAGGGTTATGTTGAGCCTTTGACTAATCCTGAGAATATTGGTCTAGAGGTTTGTAATGTCGAGGATCAGGGCGCTTTAGAGCTTTTAGTAAATAATGCCGTAAAAAAATTAGGGCGTTTGGATTTTGTTATCCACTCGATAGCGTGGGCACCCTTAGAGGACCTCCATGGGCGGGTGGTCGATAGCTCCAGCACTGGTTTTGCTAGGGCAATGGAAGTTTCATGCCATTCTTTTGCAACGCTAGCGAAGCTCTGTGCCCCCCATATGCCAACAGGGGGTGCTTTATTGACGATGACCTATTTAGGCGCTGATGAAGCGGTGCCTCATTATGGTCTGATGGGGCCTGTTAAAGCGGCGCTCGAATCTTTGGTTCGGTATATGGCGGTTGAATTGGGGGGTAGAAAAATTCGGGTTCATGCCGTTTCACCAGGACCCATATTGACGCGAGCTGCTTCAGGCATCGATCATTTTGATGAGCTCATGCAAACTGCCGCTCAAAAGTCACCCTTGGGTAGACCAGTTCGATTGGATGAAATTGCTAGTTTATGTACATTTTTATGTGCCGATGGTGCATCAGGAATGACTGGTCAAACTATTTATGTTGATGGTGGTTGTCACGCTGTTGGTTAA
- a CDS encoding alpha/beta hydrolase, protein MDQTPFRSEWYGFDELAKSLDDSIHHHLAKSSMGISPIAIAVAMNDWLMHLSVSPGKQSILMRKGLELTADLIGKNWNQYSNESSSKALDARFDDPAWSQYPFSNLRDIYLAHHDWWSDVVHVDGVAKHHDDLVSFYCKQFLDAFSPSNYSITNPEFFKHSYESLGETWFNGFSSYISDLLAHPLLVGERANKDLLKLAFEPGKNVALTPGAVIYENDLIELIQYAPSTKQVFSVPLLIVPSCIMKYYILDLSPRNSMVKYLVEQGFTVFMISWKNPDASDRNIDFSDYLSLGVIASLRQIKKITSCDEVHAMGYCLGGTFLSVVSAYLGHHQSAGNQGGKNKKSESLLGLPKLASTILLAAQTDFSDPGQLGLLIDEDQLKSLRIEMARTGYLSGKQMAESFQFLNARDLVWAKNTKRYLFGKNDSATDMTSWNADVTRLPEKMHLEYLNRLFLNNELSMGYFQFEGNGIALIDIQSPLLVVGTERDTVSPWRSVYKIHLLTNVDTTFILASGGHNAGIISEPGHPNRSYQIHAVDKGHGWLDPSGYLDRSIRKEGSWWPAMRDWLADISDVKVPARDIDERLMLRKAPGRNVLIRYAD, encoded by the coding sequence ATGGATCAAACACCCTTTAGATCTGAGTGGTATGGCTTTGATGAGCTTGCAAAATCTTTGGATGACTCGATTCACCATCATTTAGCAAAATCTAGCATGGGGATCTCACCCATTGCCATAGCGGTTGCAATGAACGATTGGTTGATGCATTTATCAGTTTCGCCGGGTAAGCAGTCCATATTGATGCGTAAAGGGCTGGAATTAACGGCTGATCTAATCGGTAAAAATTGGAATCAATATTCCAACGAGTCAAGCTCTAAGGCGCTAGACGCTAGATTTGATGATCCGGCTTGGAGTCAATATCCGTTCTCAAATTTGAGAGATATCTACTTGGCGCACCATGATTGGTGGAGCGATGTAGTGCATGTGGATGGCGTAGCAAAGCACCATGACGATCTGGTTAGTTTTTATTGCAAGCAATTTTTAGATGCTTTTTCACCATCAAATTATTCAATTACAAATCCTGAATTCTTTAAGCATTCATATGAGAGTCTTGGGGAAACTTGGTTTAATGGCTTTAGTAGCTATATTTCAGATTTGTTGGCTCACCCGTTGCTTGTTGGCGAGCGCGCAAATAAAGATCTGCTCAAGCTAGCCTTTGAGCCGGGAAAGAATGTTGCGCTTACTCCTGGGGCGGTGATTTACGAAAATGATTTGATTGAGCTTATTCAATATGCTCCCTCAACTAAGCAGGTATTTTCTGTACCGCTTTTGATTGTTCCATCCTGCATCATGAAATACTATATTTTGGATTTGTCGCCGCGCAATTCCATGGTGAAGTATCTAGTTGAACAAGGCTTTACAGTCTTCATGATTTCATGGAAAAATCCCGATGCTAGCGATCGAAACATTGATTTTTCAGACTACTTAAGTTTAGGTGTAATAGCGTCGCTTCGCCAGATCAAGAAAATAACTTCTTGTGATGAGGTGCACGCAATGGGGTACTGTCTGGGTGGGACTTTCTTATCTGTGGTGTCCGCTTATTTGGGTCATCATCAGTCTGCAGGTAACCAGGGTGGAAAGAACAAAAAGAGCGAGTCATTGTTGGGCCTACCAAAACTGGCGAGCACAATTCTATTGGCTGCACAGACTGATTTTTCTGACCCTGGTCAATTGGGATTGCTAATTGATGAAGATCAGTTGAAGTCACTACGTATAGAGATGGCTCGCACTGGTTATCTGTCTGGCAAACAAATGGCGGAATCATTTCAATTTTTGAATGCTCGCGACTTAGTGTGGGCAAAAAATACTAAACGATACCTATTTGGCAAAAATGATTCTGCAACAGATATGACCAGTTGGAATGCTGACGTTACTCGCTTGCCAGAAAAAATGCACTTAGAGTATTTAAATAGACTATTTTTAAATAATGAGCTTTCTATGGGCTATTTTCAATTTGAAGGCAATGGTATCGCTTTAATCGATATTCAGTCACCACTCCTAGTTGTTGGTACGGAGCGTGACACCGTTTCACCTTGGCGATCGGTTTATAAAATTCATTTGCTTACCAATGTTGATACTACGTTTATCTTGGCGTCGGGCGGTCACAATGCAGGGATTATTTCGGAGCCAGGACACCCTAATCGCAGTTATCAAATTCATGCGGTTGATAAAGGGCATGGATGGCTTGATCCCTCTGGATATTTGGATCGCTCCATCAGGAAGGAGGGGTCGTGGTGGCCCGCGATGCGTGATTGGTTGGCGGACATTTCGGATGTTAAGGTGCCAGCTCGTGATATAGATGAGAGGCTGATGCTTCGTAAAGCCCCCGGGCGCAATGTTCTTATTAGATATGCGGATTAA
- a CDS encoding ion transporter, whose translation MNKKSLLKRFNFPAYFFHALHTFIIRNKGRSFRQKIFSLLNPTPTSGDLHHIIDDVIVISVLLSVISIILETVSWIHTPLKWEFHAIEIFTVAIFSLEYIGRIYSCCELDKYHRPIIGRLKYMFTIGALIDLVAVLPFFVGLAFHESFDLRFLRVFRLSRLLKLTRYTGTLNTMYKAIYRERRVLFAAAFMMTLLVILTASLGYEFEHIAQPDKFDTIPDAMYWAVITLASVGYGDLTPITPLGRAMTVVISLIGIGIFAIPAGLMASAFTDQLRIDREAFENEFRDAIAKGRLSSGDRQALEAEAERLHLSMEDVERITDKVKKELISNTGVLPDDIDPQIVCEKYRQQVSHLKIFSLSKQSAHIDSMLSNSNDFTELERQIWVLIKKQSS comes from the coding sequence ATGAATAAAAAAAGCCTACTAAAGAGATTCAATTTCCCCGCATATTTTTTTCACGCTCTTCATACTTTTATTATTCGAAATAAAGGTAGATCATTTCGTCAAAAGATTTTTTCTCTTTTAAATCCGACTCCGACATCGGGAGATTTGCATCATATTATTGATGATGTAATCGTTATTTCGGTTTTATTGTCAGTAATTTCAATCATTTTGGAAACGGTATCTTGGATTCATACTCCTCTGAAATGGGAGTTTCACGCAATTGAGATTTTTACTGTCGCCATATTTTCACTTGAATATATCGGGCGAATATATTCCTGCTGTGAGCTGGATAAATACCATCGGCCTATTATTGGCAGATTAAAGTACATGTTTACGATTGGCGCTTTAATTGATTTGGTCGCGGTGTTGCCATTTTTTGTTGGTCTTGCATTCCACGAGTCGTTTGATCTGAGGTTCTTGCGAGTCTTTAGGCTCTCACGTTTGCTAAAGCTTACGCGCTATACCGGCACACTTAATACAATGTACAAGGCAATTTATCGTGAGAGGCGAGTGCTATTTGCCGCTGCCTTTATGATGACATTACTTGTCATACTTACTGCAAGCTTAGGGTATGAGTTTGAACATATTGCTCAGCCAGATAAATTCGATACGATTCCAGATGCTATGTATTGGGCTGTTATTACTCTAGCCAGTGTGGGCTACGGGGATTTAACGCCAATTACACCTCTAGGAAGGGCGATGACTGTGGTGATTAGCCTAATTGGTATAGGAATTTTTGCTATTCCCGCTGGATTAATGGCGTCTGCATTTACTGATCAGCTACGAATTGATCGAGAAGCATTTGAAAATGAATTTAGAGATGCAATCGCTAAGGGGAGGCTATCTTCAGGTGATCGTCAGGCATTAGAAGCAGAAGCTGAGAGATTGCATTTAAGCATGGAGGATGTCGAGAGAATCACTGATAAAGTTAAAAAAGAACTAATTAGTAATACTGGCGTACTTCCTGATGATATAGATCCTCAGATAGTGTGTGAAAAATACAGACAGCAAGTAAGTCATTTAAAGATTTTTTCTTTAAGCAAACAGTCTGCTCATATTGACTCGATGCTTAGCAATTCCAATGATTTCACCGAGCTAGAGCGACAGATTTGGGTCTTGATAAAAAAACAATCTAGTTAG
- a CDS encoding outer membrane protein, translated as MRISCRKFLALAAAIIISSSTWAQSSQSSWAGAYGQIGLIGYESYIPKSASGTTTLPSGSTLTTNSTANHANGPVANLAVGYNFEVQNQFLLGLGAALYPGHSRSANTIAITHGAPTYGTYDVSNVFSFSLLPSYVIDGSRLAYLKIGYAGSTLNANSPGNYPQQSTRVSGIVYGAGYKQMITESVYGFLEGNYAVNKAKSVTVQTDSGAIVNSTLNATGYDFLIGVGYRF; from the coding sequence ATGAGAATTTCATGCCGTAAATTTTTAGCCTTAGCTGCCGCAATAATTATTTCTTCTAGCACATGGGCCCAATCCAGCCAAAGCTCTTGGGCTGGCGCTTATGGTCAGATTGGCCTCATCGGATATGAAAGCTATATTCCAAAGAGTGCAAGTGGTACAACTACCCTTCCAAGTGGATCAACGCTAACCACGAACTCAACTGCGAATCATGCCAATGGTCCAGTGGCAAATCTTGCGGTCGGCTATAACTTTGAAGTTCAGAATCAATTTTTATTGGGACTTGGCGCCGCACTCTACCCAGGGCACTCTAGGTCTGCAAATACCATCGCAATTACACACGGGGCTCCAACCTATGGAACCTATGATGTTTCAAATGTGTTTAGTTTTAGCCTGTTACCTAGCTATGTAATTGATGGTAGCCGCTTAGCTTACTTAAAAATTGGGTATGCAGGTTCAACGCTAAATGCCAACTCTCCAGGAAATTATCCTCAACAATCAACAAGGGTATCTGGCATTGTTTACGGCGCCGGATATAAACAAATGATTACTGAATCTGTTTATGGGTTTCTAGAGGGTAATTATGCGGTAAACAAAGCGAAATCTGTTACTGTCCAGACTGATAGCGGGGCAATAGTTAATTCCACGCTAAATGCGACTGGCTATGATTTTTTAATTGGCGTAGGATACCGTTTCTAG